In Gemmatimonadota bacterium, the following proteins share a genomic window:
- a CDS encoding pyruvate dehydrogenase complex dihydrolipoamide acetyltransferase, protein MATKVHMEALSPTMEEGQLVSWLKGEGDDVAEGDILAEIETDKATMELVARGAGVLRAVLLAEGETAEVGAVIGVIAAADEDISAIVDGAGAPGAGAAADAPAAEPGEQQASAVAPKDPGPTDAGAEASGVEETAVAPAGSGDGRLRASPLARRLAEERGLDLASISGSGPGGRIVKRDVEGAVAAPAGAPVVVGAGARAETESVKVSQMRKAIAKRLVQSIGPIPTFYLTIEADVGRLLEARKRINARLESRGEKVSLNDLILKATAVALRRHPEVNASWQGDTIVRYGRVHVGVAVAVQDGLITPVIRDADVKGVADIGREVREMAGRAREKKLAPDEYQGATFSVSNLGMFGIQEFTAIINPPESGILAIGAVEEKPAVVDGEVVVRPRMRVTMSCDHRVVDGAMGARFLATLRDFLEDPVMMAL, encoded by the coding sequence ATGGCCACCAAGGTTCACATGGAGGCGCTGTCCCCCACGATGGAGGAGGGACAACTCGTCTCCTGGCTGAAGGGCGAAGGCGACGACGTCGCCGAGGGCGACATTCTCGCCGAGATCGAGACCGACAAGGCGACGATGGAGCTGGTCGCGCGCGGCGCCGGTGTGCTGCGCGCGGTGCTCCTCGCCGAAGGAGAGACCGCCGAGGTCGGCGCCGTGATCGGTGTGATCGCGGCCGCGGACGAGGACATCTCCGCGATCGTGGATGGGGCGGGCGCGCCCGGCGCGGGCGCCGCGGCCGACGCCCCCGCCGCCGAGCCGGGCGAGCAGCAGGCTTCGGCCGTGGCACCGAAGGACCCGGGGCCGACTGACGCGGGGGCGGAGGCAAGCGGCGTCGAAGAAACCGCCGTGGCGCCCGCCGGGTCCGGCGACGGCCGGCTGCGCGCGTCTCCGCTGGCGCGCCGACTGGCGGAAGAGCGCGGTCTCGATCTCGCCTCGATCAGCGGCAGCGGCCCGGGCGGGCGCATCGTCAAGCGGGACGTGGAGGGCGCCGTGGCGGCGCCCGCGGGCGCGCCCGTGGTCGTCGGCGCAGGCGCGCGCGCGGAGACCGAGAGCGTCAAGGTCTCCCAGATGCGCAAGGCCATCGCCAAGCGCCTGGTCCAATCGATCGGCCCGATTCCGACCTTCTATCTGACGATCGAGGCCGATGTCGGCCGGCTGCTGGAGGCGCGCAAGCGGATCAACGCGCGACTCGAGTCGCGCGGCGAGAAGGTGTCGCTCAACGACCTCATCCTGAAGGCGACCGCGGTGGCGCTGCGGCGCCACCCGGAGGTGAACGCGTCCTGGCAGGGCGACACCATAGTCCGCTACGGACGCGTGCACGTGGGTGTGGCGGTGGCCGTCCAGGACGGCCTCATTACGCCGGTGATCCGCGACGCCGACGTCAAGGGCGTCGCCGACATCGGGCGCGAGGTGCGCGAAATGGCCGGGCGGGCGCGCGAGAAGAAGCTGGCCCCGGACGAGTACCAGGGGGCGACCTTCTCGGTGTCCAACCTGGGCATGTTCGGGATCCAGGAGTTCACCGCCATCATCAACCCGCCGGAGTCAGGCATTCTGGCCATCGGCGCGGTCGAGGAGAAGCCCGCGGTGGTCGATGGCGAGGTGGTCGTGCGGCCGCGCATGCGGGTGACCATGAGCTGCGATCACCGCGTGGTGGACGGGGCGATGGGCGCGCGGTTCCTGGCGACCCTCAGGGACTTCCTGGAAGACCCCGTGATGATGGCGCTGTAG
- a CDS encoding pyruvate dehydrogenase complex E1 component subunit beta, which produces MAVITYRDALNQALAEELERDPDVFLMGEEVGQYDGAYKVSRGLLERFGERRVVDTPITELGFAGLGVGAAMAGLRPVIEFMTWNFAILANDQIINSAAKVHYMTAGQFSCPIVFRGPTGAALQLSAQHSQALEASYAHFPGLKVVVPGTPADAKGLLKAAIRDDDPVLVLEGEVLYAMKGEVPEDPDFVIPLGVAEVKRAGADVSILTHGKMVNLALQAAERLAKDDVDAEVVDLRSLRPLDLDRVVDSVRKTNRAVYLEEGWGYSGIGAEVVAQVQENAFDWLDAPVLRVHQTDAPMPYSKELEKLAKPSVERTIEACNRVLYR; this is translated from the coding sequence ATGGCGGTCATCACCTACCGCGACGCCCTGAATCAGGCGCTCGCCGAGGAGCTGGAGCGCGATCCGGACGTGTTCCTCATGGGCGAGGAGGTGGGCCAGTACGACGGCGCTTACAAGGTTTCCAGGGGCCTGCTGGAGCGCTTCGGCGAGCGCCGCGTGGTCGACACGCCCATCACCGAGTTGGGTTTCGCGGGCCTCGGCGTCGGGGCGGCGATGGCCGGGCTGCGTCCGGTCATCGAGTTCATGACCTGGAACTTCGCGATCCTGGCGAACGACCAGATCATCAACAGCGCCGCCAAGGTGCATTACATGACCGCGGGCCAGTTCAGCTGCCCGATCGTGTTCCGCGGCCCCACGGGCGCCGCGCTCCAGCTTTCCGCGCAGCACTCCCAGGCGCTCGAGGCATCCTACGCGCACTTCCCCGGGCTCAAGGTCGTGGTCCCCGGCACGCCCGCCGACGCCAAGGGCTTGCTCAAGGCCGCCATCCGCGACGACGACCCCGTCCTCGTGCTGGAGGGCGAGGTCCTCTACGCCATGAAGGGAGAGGTGCCCGAGGACCCCGATTTCGTCATCCCGCTGGGCGTGGCGGAGGTGAAGCGCGCGGGCGCGGACGTGTCCATTCTGACGCACGGCAAGATGGTCAATCTCGCCCTGCAGGCAGCCGAGCGTCTGGCCAAGGACGACGTGGACGCGGAGGTGGTGGACCTGAGGTCTTTGCGCCCGCTGGACCTGGACCGCGTAGTCGACTCCGTACGCAAGACCAATCGCGCGGTCTACCTGGAGGAGGGCTGGGGCTACAGCGGCATCGGCGCCGAGGTCGTGGCGCAGGTGCAGGAAAACGCATTCGACTGGCTGGACGCTCCGGTTCTGCGGGTGCACCAGACCGACGCTCCCATGCCCTACAGCAAGGAGCTGGAGAAGCTCGCCAAGCCGAGCGTGGAGCGTACCATCGAGGCCTGCAACCGGGTGTTGTACAGATGA